A single region of the Pseudomonas sp. GGS8 genome encodes:
- a CDS encoding cobyric acid synthase → MTTLMVQGTTSDAGKSTLVTALCRWVTRQGVSVVPFKPQNMALNSAVTADGGEIGRAQAVQAQAANLEPHTDMNPVLLKPNSDTGAQVIIHGRAVTTMNAVAYHDYKAIAMQAVLASHERLSAAYPLVMVEGAGSPAEINLRAGDIANMGFAEAVDCPVVLIADINRGGVFAHLVGTLELLSPSEQARVKGFIINRFRGDIALLQPGLDWLEARTGKPVIGVLPYVMDLHLEAEDGLDQRQTDKAEQVLKVVVPVLPRISNHTDFDPLRLHPQVDLQFIGPGQAIPPADLMILPGSKSVRSDLAYLRSNGWDTAIARHLRYGGKVLGICGGLQMLGEQVHDPLGLEGAPGSSAGLGLLAFETQLEEEKQLRNVRGRLALEDAQVSGYEIHAGVTTGPALENAAVLLDDGRCDGAQSTDEQIFGTYLHGLFESPAACSALLRWAGLQDVQEVDYHGLRERDIERLADLVEKHLDTSLLRELCGF, encoded by the coding sequence ATGACAACGTTGATGGTGCAAGGCACCACCTCCGACGCCGGTAAAAGCACACTGGTGACGGCGCTGTGTCGCTGGGTCACGCGCCAAGGCGTGAGCGTGGTGCCGTTCAAGCCGCAGAACATGGCCCTCAACAGTGCGGTGACCGCCGACGGTGGCGAGATCGGTCGCGCTCAGGCGGTGCAGGCCCAGGCGGCCAACCTCGAACCGCACACCGACATGAACCCGGTGCTGCTCAAACCCAACAGCGACACCGGCGCCCAAGTGATCATCCATGGTCGCGCGGTCACCACCATGAATGCTGTCGCCTATCACGACTACAAAGCGATCGCCATGCAGGCGGTGCTGGCCTCCCATGAACGGCTGAGCGCGGCGTATCCGCTGGTGATGGTCGAAGGGGCGGGCTCGCCGGCCGAGATCAACCTGCGCGCCGGCGACATCGCCAACATGGGTTTTGCCGAGGCGGTGGACTGCCCGGTGGTGCTGATTGCCGACATCAATCGCGGTGGGGTGTTCGCGCATTTGGTCGGTACCCTGGAGCTGCTGTCGCCGAGCGAGCAGGCACGGGTCAAAGGCTTCATCATCAACCGTTTTCGCGGCGACATCGCCTTGCTGCAACCGGGGCTGGACTGGTTGGAGGCACGCACTGGCAAACCGGTAATCGGCGTGTTGCCTTATGTGATGGACCTGCATCTGGAGGCCGAGGACGGCCTCGATCAACGTCAGACCGACAAGGCCGAGCAAGTGCTCAAAGTGGTGGTGCCGGTCCTGCCGCGCATCAGCAATCACACCGATTTCGATCCGCTGCGCCTGCATCCGCAAGTAGACCTGCAATTCATCGGCCCCGGCCAGGCGATTCCACCCGCCGACCTGATGATTCTCCCCGGCTCGAAAAGTGTACGCAGCGACCTCGCGTACCTGCGGAGCAACGGCTGGGACACGGCGATCGCGCGGCACTTGCGCTACGGCGGCAAAGTGCTGGGTATCTGTGGTGGTCTGCAAATGCTCGGCGAGCAGGTGCATGACCCGCTGGGCCTCGAAGGCGCGCCGGGTTCCAGTGCCGGTTTGGGTTTGCTGGCGTTCGAAACGCAGCTCGAAGAAGAAAAGCAGTTGCGCAATGTACGTGGGCGTCTGGCGCTGGAAGATGCGCAAGTCAGCGGCTATGAAATTCATGCCGGCGTAACCACCGGGCCGGCGCTGGAAAACGCCGCCGTGCTGCTGGACGATGGTCGTTGCGATGGCGCGCAAAGTACCGATGAGCAGATTTTCGGTACGTACCTGCATGGCCTGTTCGAATCACCGGCGGCGTGCAGCGCGCTGTTGCGCTGGGCCGGTTTGCAGGATGTGCAGGAGGTGGATTACCACGGGCTGCGCGAGCGCGATATCGAGCGGTTGGCGGATCTGGTGGAGAAGCATCTGGATACTTCGTTGCTGCGTGAGCTTTGTGGTTTTTGA
- the cobU gene encoding bifunctional adenosylcobinamide kinase/adenosylcobinamide-phosphate guanylyltransferase produces MLQLILGGARSGKSRLAEKLATDSQLQVTYIATSQPLDGEMNERVAHHRARRPAEWALIEEPLELARVLRESASADRCLLVDCLTLWLTNLLMLDDAERLLVEREALLDCLASLPGEIIFVSNETGMGVVPLGELTRRYVDEAGWLHQALAERCQRVVLTVAGLPLTLKGTAL; encoded by the coding sequence ATGCTGCAACTGATCCTCGGCGGCGCCCGATCCGGCAAAAGTCGTCTGGCTGAAAAGCTGGCGACAGACAGTCAGCTTCAGGTCACCTACATCGCCACCAGCCAACCCCTGGACGGTGAAATGAACGAACGGGTGGCCCATCATCGCGCCCGCCGTCCCGCCGAGTGGGCGTTGATCGAAGAACCGCTGGAACTGGCCCGTGTGTTGCGCGAAAGCGCCAGTGCCGACCGTTGCCTACTGGTGGATTGCCTGACGCTGTGGCTGACCAATCTGCTGATGCTCGATGACGCCGAGCGCTTGTTGGTCGAACGCGAAGCCCTGCTGGACTGCCTGGCGTCGTTGCCGGGTGAAATCATTTTTGTCAGCAACGAGACCGGAATGGGTGTCGTGCCGCTGGGCGAATTGACTCGCCGCTATGTCGATGAAGCCGGTTGGCTGCATCAAGCCTTGGCCGAGCGCTGCCAACGTGTCGTCCTGACCGTCGCCGGCCTGCCCCTGACTTTGAAAGGAACTGCGTTATGA
- the cobD gene encoding threonine-phosphate decarboxylase CobD produces the protein MLEHGGRLRKAALEYGIAEADWLDLSSGLAPWPFPVPDIPLRAWARLPETDDGLEQAACDYYGAVQVLPVAGSQMAIQLLPRLRRAGKVGVLSPCYAEHAEAWRRNGYVVREVLESEVDFFLDNLDVLVVVNPNNPTGLSLTPARLLDWHARLAQRGGWLVVDEAFMDNTPHLSLAPFANQIGLIVLRSFGKFFGLAGVRLGFVLAERKLLKLLAEQVGPWAVSGPTRVLGQACLTDTDGHTRQRIRTDEAGERLALLLERYGFKPQGGCALFQWLITERAEALHEFMARRGILLRLFTHNSSLRFGLPADETDWSRLEQALQIYAKENP, from the coding sequence ATGCTTGAGCACGGTGGCCGATTGCGCAAGGCGGCACTTGAATACGGTATCGCCGAAGCCGATTGGCTCGACCTGTCCAGTGGTCTTGCGCCCTGGCCATTCCCGGTCCCGGACATCCCGCTGCGGGCCTGGGCGCGTCTGCCGGAAACCGATGACGGTCTGGAGCAGGCCGCCTGCGACTATTACGGAGCGGTTCAGGTATTACCAGTGGCAGGTTCGCAAATGGCGATTCAGTTGCTGCCGCGTTTGCGCCGGGCCGGCAAGGTCGGCGTGCTGTCGCCATGTTACGCCGAACACGCCGAGGCCTGGCGTCGCAACGGTTACGTCGTGCGTGAAGTCCTGGAGTCGGAAGTCGATTTCTTTCTCGACAACCTGGACGTGCTGGTGGTGGTCAATCCGAACAATCCCACGGGCCTGAGCCTGACTCCGGCCCGCCTGCTGGATTGGCATGCGCGGCTGGCCCAGCGCGGTGGCTGGCTGGTGGTGGACGAGGCGTTCATGGACAACACACCGCATTTGAGTCTGGCGCCGTTTGCCAACCAGATCGGCTTGATCGTACTGCGTTCCTTCGGCAAGTTTTTCGGTCTGGCCGGTGTGCGGTTGGGGTTTGTGTTGGCCGAGCGCAAGTTGCTCAAACTGCTGGCCGAGCAAGTCGGGCCTTGGGCGGTCAGTGGGCCGACCCGTGTATTGGGCCAGGCTTGCCTGACGGATACGGACGGGCATACCCGACAGCGCATTCGCACGGATGAAGCCGGCGAGCGTCTGGCGCTGCTGCTTGAGCGGTATGGTTTCAAGCCTCAGGGCGGCTGCGCGTTGTTCCAGTGGCTGATCACCGAGCGCGCCGAAGCGCTGCATGAATTCATGGCCCGGCGCGGTATTCTGCTGCGGTTGTTCACCCACAACAGCAGCCTGCGTTTTGGTTTACCTGCGGATGAAACGGACTGGTCGCGCCTCGAACAAGCCCTGCAAATCTATGCCAAGGAAAACCCATGA